Proteins co-encoded in one Thermodesulfobacteriota bacterium genomic window:
- the ilvB gene encoding biosynthetic-type acetolactate synthase large subunit, whose amino-acid sequence MARMIGAEMFFETLIEEGIDVIFGLPGGYVLKVYDVMPKFEGKIKHVLARHEQGATHMADGYARASGKPGVVLCTSGPAATNTVTGIATAQMDSSPIVVFTGQVPLPYLGSDAFQEADHIGITRPCTKHNYLVRKAKDLPKTMKEAFYIASSGRPSPVLVDMPKDVILEEDELVIPKEISLRGYKPPTKGDPNQIQKAVDMILKSKRPIIFGGGGLIHSNAREELIEFAHRLEVPVTSTLMGLGAYPQDDPLYVHMLGMHGSYAANMAVHSSDLVISIGARFDDRATGGNFDEFSPDAEIIHIDIDPSTIDKNIVVHCPILGDAKLVLQQLLEALPSKIDLAGRKEWLAQINEWDEKHPMSYNQTGDKVLTTYVIDTLSKVTEDDAIIVSDVGQHQMWVAQFYKFNYPRTHITSGGLGTMGFGFPAAMGAKFACPDKQVVCVCGDGSFQMNMQELATAVEHKMDLKILLLNNRHHGMVRQWQTMFFEGNYSASYFEVLPDFVMLAESFGAKGIRADKPEQVEATLKEGLSTEGVVLMEIMVDCEELVYPMIAPGGAMNDMILGAVDVA is encoded by the coding sequence ATGGCTAGAATGATTGGCGCTGAGATGTTTTTTGAAACTCTTATAGAGGAAGGGATAGACGTAATATTCGGACTTCCAGGTGGTTACGTGCTTAAAGTCTACGACGTTATGCCCAAGTTTGAAGGCAAGATAAAACACGTTTTGGCACGGCATGAACAAGGAGCAACTCATATGGCGGACGGCTATGCAAGAGCCTCCGGAAAACCTGGGGTTGTACTTTGCACTTCCGGTCCTGCAGCTACCAATACAGTAACCGGCATTGCTACAGCTCAGATGGACTCTTCACCAATTGTTGTTTTCACAGGACAGGTTCCACTTCCATATCTTGGCAGCGACGCTTTCCAGGAAGCGGATCACATTGGTATTACTCGTCCATGCACAAAACATAATTATTTAGTTAGGAAAGCAAAAGATCTTCCCAAAACTATGAAAGAGGCTTTTTATATTGCTTCATCTGGAAGACCAAGCCCGGTTCTTGTTGATATGCCAAAGGATGTGATTTTAGAAGAGGATGAGCTTGTTATACCTAAGGAAATTAGTCTAAGAGGTTATAAACCTCCAACCAAAGGTGATCCAAATCAGATACAAAAAGCAGTGGACATGATCCTAAAGTCCAAACGTCCTATTATTTTTGGTGGAGGGGGTCTTATACACTCAAATGCTAGAGAAGAACTAATAGAATTTGCACATCGTCTAGAGGTTCCAGTTACTTCAACCCTTATGGGACTAGGCGCATATCCTCAAGATGATCCGCTATATGTTCATATGTTAGGTATGCACGGATCCTATGCGGCAAACATGGCAGTTCATTCAAGTGATTTAGTTATCTCAATCGGCGCTAGGTTTGACGACAGGGCAACTGGCGGAAATTTTGATGAGTTCTCACCAGATGCTGAAATTATTCACATCGATATAGATCCATCTACAATTGATAAAAATATAGTAGTACATTGCCCAATTCTTGGTGATGCAAAACTAGTTCTCCAACAATTGCTCGAAGCGCTTCCATCTAAAATTGATCTTGCAGGCCGAAAAGAGTGGCTTGCACAAATCAATGAATGGGACGAAAAACACCCAATGAGTTACAATCAAACTGGGGATAAAGTTTTAACAACATATGTAATTGATACATTAAGCAAAGTTACGGAAGACGATGCAATAATTGTGTCTGATGTAGGACAGCACCAGATGTGGGTTGCACAGTTCTACAAATTTAACTATCCAAGGACACATATTACATCTGGCGGACTAGGAACTATGGGATTTGGTTTCCCAGCAGCTATGGGAGCTAAATTCGCATGTCCAGACAAACAGGTTGTATGTGTATGTGGAGATGGAAGCTTCCAGATGAACATGCAGGAGTTGGCTACAGCTGTTGAGCACAAAATGGATCTTAAAATCTTACTGCTTAATAACAGGCATCATGGTATGGTGAGACAGTGGCAAACTATGTTCTTCGAAGGAAATTATTCAGCCTCTTATTTTGAGGTGTTACCGGATTTTGTTATGTTAGCTGAATCTTTTGGAGCAAAAGGCATTAGAGCTGATAAACCAGAGCAGGTTGAAGCTACTCTAAAAGAGGGACTATCAACTGAAGGTGTCGTTCTAATGGAAATCATGGTAGATTGCGAAGAGCTTGTGTATCCAATGATAGCACCAGGCGGCGCAATGAATGATATGATCTTAGGCGCAGTTGATGTGGCTTAA
- a CDS encoding YdcH family protein — MSESEIIAQLLEGDEEFKMIHDEHRELDEIIKNLEDKESLSLDDEVEVRRLKKIKLSLKDRMETKIHEHKSK, encoded by the coding sequence ATGAGCGAATCTGAAATAATAGCACAACTCCTTGAAGGAGATGAAGAATTTAAGATGATTCATGATGAGCACAGAGAGCTCGATGAAATAATTAAGAATCTTGAGGATAAAGAAAGCTTAAGTCTTGATGATGAAGTTGAAGTTAGAAGGCTCAAGAAGATAAAGCTTTCTCTGAAAGATCGAATGGAAACTAAAATACACGAGCACAAAAGTAAGTAA
- the tsaB gene encoding tRNA (adenosine(37)-N6)-threonylcarbamoyltransferase complex dimerization subunit type 1 TsaB has protein sequence MRILAIETSTYSASIALMSQEGVLGEYYFNIGPSHTEKLVPSIDWLLSELNTQKSDLTGVAVSLGPGSFTSLRVGLSTAKGICYSLGIPLVGASSLQALAMNVPFSSHYICPVIDARKGEVFTALFKSDNAKLQRVSEDMVISPDALVEIINDDTIFIGDGALLYREYLEDNLRAGIMFTPLNLNYPRASNVALSVIDKFKANLDSNNLYDELMSAAPHYMRKSEAEISRQER, from the coding sequence ATGAGAATATTAGCGATTGAAACATCAACATACTCGGCAAGTATTGCTCTTATGAGTCAAGAGGGAGTTTTAGGTGAATATTATTTCAATATTGGACCGTCTCATACTGAAAAACTTGTTCCTTCGATTGACTGGCTCTTGTCTGAACTAAACACTCAGAAGTCTGATTTAACGGGAGTTGCAGTATCGCTAGGGCCTGGTTCTTTTACCTCTTTAAGAGTAGGACTTTCAACGGCAAAAGGCATTTGCTATTCGCTAGGAATTCCTCTTGTGGGAGCTTCTTCTCTACAAGCGCTAGCTATGAATGTGCCTTTTAGTTCCCATTACATATGTCCTGTGATAGATGCTAGAAAAGGAGAGGTGTTCACGGCGCTTTTTAAATCAGATAACGCAAAATTACAAAGAGTTAGCGAGGACATGGTGATTTCTCCCGATGCTCTTGTTGAAATTATCAATGATGATACTATCTTTATTGGTGATGGAGCTTTACTTTACAGGGAATACCTGGAAGATAATTTAAGGGCTGGTATAATGTTTACCCCTTTAAATTTGAATTACCCAAGAGCATCAAATGTTGCTCTTTCGGTTATAGACAAATTTAAAGCAAATTTAGATAGTAATAATCTTTATGATGAATTAATGTCAGCGGCTCCTCATTACATGAGGAAATCCGAGGCAGAGATATCAAGACAAGAGAGATAA
- the recA gene encoding recombinase RecA, with the protein MAKEETTNTSLEEKKSGEKEKTIDQAISSIEKQFGKGSIMRLGSDSPIPQLSVISSGSIGLDSALGVGGFPKGRVVEIYGPESSGKTTLALHVIAEAHKQGGIAAFVDAEHALDPNYAQRLGVKVDDLLISQPDFGEQALEIVDTLVRSGAVDVIVLDSVAALVPRAEIEGEMGDAHVGLQARLMSQALRKLTGTVGRSNTLVIFVNQTRMKIGTLPYMNPETTSGGTALRFYSSVRIDVRRIGSIKEGDDVKGNRVRAKVVKNKVSPPFRNAEFDIMFGEGISQTGEMIDIGTKANIVEKSGTWYSYNGERLGQGRENSRTFLKDNSEIMEKLKKEILEHTVGNKSS; encoded by the coding sequence ATGGCTAAAGAAGAGACTACTAACACAAGCTTAGAAGAAAAAAAATCAGGTGAAAAAGAAAAGACTATAGATCAAGCAATCTCTTCAATTGAGAAGCAGTTTGGTAAAGGGTCTATTATGAGGCTAGGATCAGATTCCCCGATACCTCAGCTTTCAGTTATTTCCTCAGGGTCAATAGGTCTAGATTCTGCCCTTGGGGTAGGTGGTTTTCCAAAGGGTAGGGTAGTAGAAATTTACGGTCCGGAGTCATCAGGAAAAACCACACTTGCACTTCATGTAATTGCTGAAGCGCATAAACAGGGCGGCATCGCGGCATTTGTAGATGCGGAGCATGCGTTAGACCCAAACTATGCACAAAGACTCGGAGTAAAAGTTGACGACCTTTTAATTTCTCAGCCAGATTTTGGTGAACAGGCACTTGAAATTGTAGACACACTTGTGAGATCTGGTGCCGTAGACGTAATTGTTCTAGACTCTGTTGCAGCTCTTGTTCCTAGAGCTGAGATTGAAGGAGAAATGGGAGATGCCCATGTTGGACTTCAGGCAAGGCTAATGTCTCAAGCGCTTAGAAAATTAACCGGGACAGTTGGAAGATCAAACACACTTGTGATATTCGTCAATCAAACAAGAATGAAAATCGGAACCCTTCCTTATATGAACCCTGAAACGACTAGTGGTGGAACAGCACTTAGATTTTATTCCTCGGTTAGGATCGATGTTCGAAGAATTGGTTCAATCAAGGAAGGCGATGATGTGAAAGGTAATAGGGTAAGGGCAAAAGTGGTGAAAAATAAAGTATCGCCGCCGTTTAGAAATGCAGAGTTTGATATTATGTTTGGCGAAGGGATTTCTCAGACAGGTGAGATGATAGATATTGGAACTAAAGCAAATATAGTAGAAAAAAGCGGGACTTGGTATTCATATAACGGGGAAAGATTGGGGCAGGGCAGAGAAAACTCAAGGACATTTCTTAAAGATAACTCCGAGATAATGGAAAAATTAAAAAAAGAGATACTTGAACATACTGTTGGAAACAAGAGTAGTTAG
- a CDS encoding competence/damage-inducible protein A, whose amino-acid sequence MKIEILTTGDELMSGLTRDGNFQWAGQMLTGLGFNIAYHTTVGDDKEVLSSAFNNAKNRADAVIVTGGLGPTPDDLTIEVAAEFFGVELEFNQDALDMMTERFEKIGRKVSKTNMKQVYLPKGSRVLLNKWGTAPGFSSDIESTVFYFLPGVPKEFRAMMDEYVIPDLKHRNPGMKKSSMRLVKTFGLPESEVAQKLEGIERDGIRLGYRAHFREIHLRVSSFADTVSETESLMEDFLNDVHLRLGYHVFTTNGEMLEEVVGNMLKEKSLTISTAESCTGGLLSDRITNIPGSSSYFLEGVVSYSNEAKAKILGVPTELIESNGAVSAPVVQAMAKGVRSLSGSDIGIGISGIAGPGGGSEEKPVGTVFIGFDSDKTGSVAREFHFHGTREEIKLITVLNALYLIRKNLLNNV is encoded by the coding sequence ATGAAGATAGAAATTCTTACAACTGGCGACGAGCTTATGAGCGGTCTTACTAGGGACGGCAACTTTCAGTGGGCTGGTCAGATGCTTACCGGGCTTGGCTTTAATATTGCCTACCATACCACTGTTGGCGATGACAAAGAGGTACTGAGCTCAGCTTTTAATAATGCAAAAAATAGAGCGGACGCCGTAATTGTAACAGGAGGTCTTGGGCCTACGCCTGATGATCTAACAATTGAAGTTGCTGCAGAATTCTTTGGAGTTGAACTTGAATTTAATCAAGATGCCTTAGATATGATGACTGAAAGGTTTGAAAAAATTGGAAGAAAAGTAAGTAAAACAAATATGAAACAGGTCTATCTACCAAAAGGTTCTAGAGTTTTATTAAACAAGTGGGGAACAGCTCCTGGATTCAGCTCTGATATCGAAAGCACTGTTTTTTATTTTCTCCCAGGAGTTCCTAAAGAATTTAGGGCAATGATGGATGAATATGTGATTCCTGATCTGAAACATAGAAATCCGGGCATGAAAAAATCATCCATGAGGCTTGTTAAAACCTTTGGACTTCCTGAATCAGAAGTTGCACAAAAACTTGAGGGAATTGAAAGAGATGGAATAAGGCTTGGCTACAGGGCTCATTTTAGAGAGATACATTTAAGAGTTTCCTCTTTTGCAGATACGGTCTCTGAAACTGAATCGTTGATGGAAGATTTCTTAAATGATGTCCATTTAAGGCTTGGGTATCATGTGTTTACAACAAATGGTGAGATGCTCGAAGAAGTAGTAGGAAATATGCTCAAAGAAAAAAGTTTAACAATTTCCACTGCAGAGTCATGCACCGGAGGGCTATTATCTGATAGAATTACAAATATTCCAGGGAGCTCAAGTTATTTCCTTGAAGGTGTTGTTTCTTACAGCAACGAGGCAAAAGCAAAAATCCTTGGTGTTCCAACCGAGCTGATTGAGTCTAATGGAGCTGTAAGTGCTCCTGTGGTACAAGCCATGGCAAAGGGCGTGAGGAGTCTTTCTGGCTCGGATATAGGTATCGGCATCTCAGGGATTGCTGGTCCAGGCGGCGGGAGTGAGGAAAAGCCCGTAGGTACTGTGTTTATTGGCTTTGACAGCGATAAAACCGGTTCAGTTGCACGGGAATTTCACTTTCATGGAACAAGAGAAGAGATAAAACTAATAACAGTTTTAAATGCACTTTATCTAATTAGGAAAAATTTATTAAATAATGTATAA
- a CDS encoding phosphatidylglycerophosphatase A — MGAKKSLANIIATFFYVGLIPIGPGTFGTLAAIPLFYALTFTPFYLYLVITVVIILISVWASKVAEEIYKKEDPGQIVVDEVCGFLVTMILVPPTVSNIFIGFLLFRIFDITKPYPVRKFERIPNGWGVVLDDVAAGVYACITLHIFGHWVFWT, encoded by the coding sequence ATGGGTGCTAAAAAGTCTCTTGCAAATATAATAGCTACATTTTTCTATGTTGGCTTAATCCCTATAGGTCCTGGGACGTTCGGTACACTGGCTGCTATTCCGCTTTTTTATGCGCTCACCTTTACCCCGTTTTACTTATATTTAGTGATTACCGTCGTAATTATACTTATCTCTGTTTGGGCATCTAAAGTAGCGGAAGAGATATACAAGAAAGAAGATCCGGGTCAAATTGTGGTTGACGAGGTTTGCGGGTTTTTGGTAACCATGATTCTGGTCCCGCCAACAGTTAGCAATATATTCATTGGGTTTTTATTATTTAGAATATTTGATATTACCAAGCCCTATCCGGTAAGGAAGTTTGAACGTATTCCAAATGGATGGGGAGTTGTTCTGGATGATGTAGCGGCTGGAGTCTACGCTTGTATTACGCTTCATATATTCGGTCACTGGGTTTTTTGGACATAA